A genomic segment from Nicotiana tabacum cultivar K326 chromosome 9, ASM71507v2, whole genome shotgun sequence encodes:
- the LOC107761588 gene encoding uncharacterized protein LOC107761588 — MGTLVGHVAPGFGFFLLGIWHLLNHIRLHALHPKSYTSLPWFPTPKIRYLELFLMMGICLASISMELFIGPKKHQPLDFDGTIPSNHLHNFEHSNISLTFFVYALFSIIFDKITPSPPAKYELTQFLGAIAFGQQLLLFHLHSTDHMGVEGQYHWLLQIVIFVSLATTLLGIPFPKSFLNSFVRSYSIMFQGIWLMVMGFMLWTPEFIPKGCFINLEEGHKVVRCHNHEDLERAKSLVNIQFSWYLVGITIFCVTLYLIMIKIFQEKVEYQSLNSKFEEQEDDLEDVEAQKTSKNNVESNRFLEMGKIFASPSDMER; from the coding sequence ATGGGCACTTTGGTAGGGCATGTAGCACCAGGATTTGGCTTCTTTTTACTTGGTATTTGGCATTTGCTTAACCATATTAGGTTACATGCTTTGCACCCAAAATCTTACACTTCTTTGCCATGGTTTCCAACTCCAAAAATAAGGTACTTAGAACTTTTTTTGATGATGGGTATTTGCTTAGCCTCTATATCTATGGAACTTTTTATTGGTCCTAAAAAACACCAACCTCTAGACTTTGATGGAACTATCCCTTCTAACCATCTACACAATTTTGAACATTCAAATATTTCCCTAACTTTCTTTGTCTATGCACTTTTCTCCATAATCTTTGACAAAATTACACCTTCACCCCCAGCAAAATATGAGCTCACACAATTTCTTGGAGCTATTGCTTTTGGTCAACAACTTCTTCTTTTCCATCTTCACTCTACTGACCATATGGGAGTTGAAGGACAATACCATTGGCTACTCCAAATTGTTATTTTTGTATCTTTAGCCACTACACTTTTGGGAATTCCTTTTCCTAAAAGTTTCTTGAACAGTTTTGTAAGATCTTATAGCATTATGTTTCAAGGAATTTGGCTTATGGTTATGGGATTTATGCTTTGGACCCCTGAATTTATCCCAAAAGGTTGTTTTATAAACTTAGAAGAAGGTCATAAAGTGGTTAGGTGTCATAAtcatgaagatcttgaaagagcAAAATCTTTAGTAAATATTCAATTTAGTTGGTATTTAGTTGGGATCACAATTTTTTGTGTCACGCTTTACTTGATTATGATCAAGATTTTCCAAGAGAAAGTTGAGTATCAATCTTTGAATAGCAAATTTGAGGAACAAGAAGATGATTTGGAGGATGTTGAAGCTCAGAAAACAAGCAAAAATAATGTTGAGTCAAATAGGTTTCTTGAAATGGGGAAAATATTTGCATCACCATCAGATATGGAAAGGTGA